The genomic interval ACAGCATAAAACAATCCATTATGATAAACAGCATCTTCCCAAAAGTAAACCTCATTGGTCAAGAGAATCCAAGAATCATAGCCTTTTTTACAGAAGGCCAAATTATTCAAACCTACAATAGCAAACGCGGTGAAATCATCGCTTTTCGTAGGACTCCACGAAAGAACAATTTTCCTAACAAAAGTTTTGCACATTTGTCTCAAATTTAAATAGCAAAATCCAGagttagggtttgtaaccaaatACTCACGACCAATATCTGAAGAATTGAAGCTTATAACGTTAGGGAAAgtgtgatttggaggaagaaaGAGAGTTACACATGTAACAGGATTAAAAAGACGAATATGAGGGGATTCATCNNNNNNNNNNNNNNNNNNNNNNNNNNNNNNNNNNNNNNNNNNNNNNNNNNNNNNNNNNNNNNNNNNNNNNNNNNNNNNNNNNNNNNNNNNNNNNNNNNNNNNNNNNNNNNNTGTTACACATGTAATAGAATGAAAAAGACGAATATGAGGGGTTTCATCGATAATTATAAGCCAACCATGAGAAGAACCGCAAATACGAGTGCGAAgtgagaaagaagaagaaggtaaAGGGAGATTGAAGAGATGTGTTTTTTCGGTGGAAATGTTGAAGAAGGATTGGTGAGAAAGAATGAGGCATGGAAGCTGTGGTGGGAGATGGAGAGGGGTTTTGGGGACGGATGATAGCCAGTTGCGACATACGGAACGGAATCGGATGTAATCGGAGTAGATAGTTAACTTTATTGAGATTGTTTCAACGATTTCTGGTGGTAGTTCACTCCACTCTGCCGTCATCTTCTCAGAACTTGGCGTTGTTCTTTTCCTGGTTTCGTTTTCCACACGACAACTGTATTTGTCTAGCTTTCGTACAATAATTGTGTTCATAACCATAATTACCTAATAAATTTGCTACCTACACTCCCTCACTTTACTGGCCACAcccttattttttaaataaaaaaacataataccTAAATTGCAttgcatatttataatattctttaactttatttatttctttatcatCATTCTTAACCACTCAAATCTCACATATCACAAAATCATAATAACTCACccatcatatttaatattttgtttttgaattcgtaaatttttttaaaatttgagaacattacgtgaactgaattcacatacgttgtaaaattgtaaaaatatcaaatagtaCCTGAATtaagttcacgtaaacgtacgtgATTTAAGATTGTGTAATTAATGGAGTTTGAGACTTATTGGtggtacgtgaactgagttcacctAAACATATTTGTACTGAGTTCACAtacattgtaaaattgtaaaactcTCAGgttgtacgtgaactgagttcacgtaaacgtagTTGAATTGAGTTCATGTAGACGTACTTAAACGGAGTTCACgtacattgtaaaattgtaaaaatctcatattatacgtgaattgagttcacgtaaacaTACTTGAACTGAGTTTATATAAACGTATTTGAACTGAGGATGTAggtaacattttttattaactaattggacaagcaggTTCATATTGCCATTTGAATTAGGGTTTAAGAATGAAATCAGTCACATTAATCatagtttttatattaaatttgcaCACTAAAATGTATAACTCATATAAAATTAGATATCAATGGTTTATGACAAGGATGATGTatgattagaaaaaaaaaaacacttattgtttataaaagataaataacgaaaattaactaaaaaaattaaatatcaaaatgaatatttaataaaaaataaatgatcaaaaatatatttaatgcaaaatagttactttttatttttttaattgataataaaaaagtttaccatcaaaaaattattttggtttttgaataTGTGATAACTTTCACTCTAGTATATGAATTAGATGTAGCGAAGCTGATCAATTTGTTTCGTTTTGTCTCGTCCATTATATACTAATCTAAAGAAGAATAGAGCAAACCAACTGGAGGTGTTAGAGTTGAAAATTTcaattcatcatttttttttatatttttgtttgcaAGCAGAATGGTTTTCTTTTGCACACGCAAATtcattaatttgatttataagAGCACTTATGATGTATTTTAGCTCACTTattaggtaaaaaaaaattattaagtaaaaaaaattatttaatctgAAGATGATTATTGTggcatacaaaaaaaatatagtgagTTCGATTTTAATTACAATGACATACATAGTCGATACATACATAGTTTCGCAAAACTCGTCTATAAAGTGAGGATTGTCACTCTTTATAAACTATTAtaaagttttttcttttattcacGTGAAACTTAGGTTTTTCTCAATTCACTTTTTCACATCATTAATATTGAGTttgatatgtatatataaatggTGAATGATTTTATCGAATAGAAGTTGTGTGTGGTCCAATCCAAACTCTAATATGGTATCAGAAGTATATCTAATATATGTTATGTCGTATACTATTATCAGGTCACATCTATCAAACTATTTAGGTCACGTCGAAATATCACATTCTTGTTTATAAATGATAGGTAATCATCACCTTGCAAGTCGATTTATAATGATGagtcaaaatcaattaaaatagctAGGTTAAATTAACAATCGGCgcaaaattacatatttatatttatattatgttaaataatatattacaaaCTAAATAACATcttcatataataatatatattaaataaatattgatcgCGTTCTTTAAAAACACAATGCCAATCACACAATTATAGTTTATTAATTCAAACatgaaaaatacatttttgaattaattattttaaatataaattaaaaaaaaaaataaaggaagaaaaaacTTCTAATATATTTTGGATCTCCGGAGGAGTAGGCACGGAGCAACACTTGGGCCAGACGTATGCGCACAGTTTATGTTACGAAAATTGGGTAGATTTTCGTCAAACTCCCTTATATATTCATTTCTTCCGGATCATATCAGTACATTTTAGGTGGTTGTTTGTTATTTAATCGGAAGTCTTTTTTTCCATATAAATTCATTAATACTCTCTTTTTTTCCATACAAAACTCaagacaaataaattttttttttaaatagacacGGTTTTGACTATTAAAAATcctatttgataaaataaatcaaaaagcaTACtactaaagtaaaaaaaaatatgcatatttagttTAGCTAATATTTTCTAGAATTATGTTAGCAACAAATTATTCGATAGacattttttaacatattatttttaattgattataatttatattaattttaataaatttatactaaatttacatattttagtgagatttttataaattttaataataaaatacgtTAAAAAGTATGCATTAAACAATATTTTGCTAAcgttgttctattttttttttatcaatgttaCTTAGACATGAACAGTGGATGCTAACTTCTTTGATTTTGTAATTGAATGATCCAAATTCGCCTAATAAATTGAAGAAACACAATTACAAGTAGACACACACCAACCACACAATACCCAACCAAGAAAATTGGATCCATTACTTTCTTTCTTACAAACTTCAAAGCAAAAATCCAAATCGTTTTGGTCCGTAGAATAAAGGAAAAAATTTATCTGGTCTTtcgtttattttctttttgcatttgagtaaaaaaatgtttttgtgATCGAAGTGGGTCTGTTAAGTGTCCATCTAGTTTCTTTAATGTGGGTATTATCCTATACTTTTAACgaatatattttctttgatttataaCGAGTGCCAtaacaaaaatgatattttagaatacatgttatttttttaatgtaatttaattttttttaacacaactGTATCATTCAATTCatattatatacattatttcataaagattaattatattttgtttttttaatagcaATAACACATAACAATAGTCAAGatgaataatttagtaaaataattagtttttatttatttataattattaattggaGTAAATTTATATTcctataaagaaaataattaggATCCAAACTCTACGCCCCAAGGTGGACTTGCACACACTTGAATAATCAGACCAATTTGTGTCCTActgtaaaatgttattttaatcaaaatttagtGTAATTTTCTATGCAGCATGACATTTCTTAGGATTTATAGAAAAAATCAGGGTTGTTGGTAGGATAATGTATGATTTTCGGATCATTGTCTAATCTAAGACGTATATCCTTGTTATTGTGAGATAATTGTTATCATTATAGTCGTAATCGAATTATATTTGTCAGTATAAATGAGAATGAAGATTATATACGCTATGATGTGTCTCTACTTCAAATTCTCTTTGCTAGTTGTGAgatttcataaataattttatgtgtttCTATTGCATAAACCgaattaattcaaaattgatcCATCTTTGATGAAATGGGTCACACTGACTTGAGTATGACTCATAACATAGTAAtttcttaatataaaaaaaagaacattCATTGTGATTAGAGGTTATATACGCGTTGTCTTTTTGTTTAGCCACAACATATCAATACCAAGTCATACTCGCATGTTGCCCATGTAGGCTATACTATACAGTTAAAGATCAGATGGGTTAGTGAGAAAGAGACATCCATGGCTAAAATTTgttaaacaattatttaaaagacGAATATACACTTTTTACATAACAATATCATATAAAAGAAATtcataaaagaataaatatttgacatttcaagaacaaataaattatttgcaaCTCTTATACACTTTCACGaacacataatttaaaatatattgtgACGATGCATTTTAAGTTAGTCACTCTTCTGACCACATATAATCAAAGTGTCGTTCGTATATTGTAGATTATATATCTATTCATAAGTCATTATTAGAGCAGTTCTATTAACTTCAATTCCAAGTTCGTCTATTAGCATGTAAGTACACTAACTCAATCTTTTGTAAGTTTTATGATAGGAGTTTGATACGTCGTCACTTGTCACTGATACTCTCATGATACTttgtgaataaaaaatattataaaatacttaatttaatattataaactataataaaattaaatattaacatGTAAGTTAAAATTATGAGATTCATTATAAATTCTTAAGAATCgcccaataaaaaaaaacacgaaTTAGTTGCTTTAAAAAATGATGTGTTAGTGTAGcttttattttaagatatttgatTGAACCATTGGAATTGCTATTCTATTATTGATTAGTGATGCCCATTATTAACGAAGTTGCGGCATGTTTGTTTTGGAGGATTGCGTGAGAGACTGAGAGCTGGTCCAGTTGGACACTAATGACTCGTAATTATGAATAACAGTGGATTCCTCTTCATCGAGTTCTGCAAACAGGTGAACAAGTCACGCAAGTCCCTAGCTTATTCCATGCTCTAGGTAGTAACCTTGCtcttaattataacaatttggATTTATCTTAGAGATCTTCGTATTATTAAAAACTGAAATGGTttagtttcatttttaaaacttaattttaaataaagtaatcgatttataaatatagattaatttaatattttaaataaatttgtaattagAATTAATTTCTAACtagttttttgaaaaaaataattttttgagataagcaattttaattatttttcaaaaaacaaataaaaaaccctttaaaaaaaagatttatttttttctcaaaaaaattccaaaaaaaaaatgattactttatatatattttttttttcaaaaaatcgaatttcaaatattttttaaggaaaaaaatcataaatgagattaaataagttttaaaatcattaaaGTGATGCTTGAATTAAGTTTggttaactaatttattttaaatatgtggttcaattcataaactatttaattggtttaattttttttttttacagtataatctaattaattatatattttgaacatCACCAACGACAGCGGTAGTTAGTTGATCAAATCATTATATTAAGATTgaatgatttagattttagattTGAACTTTAACTACTTTTAAATCTAAATTTCAAACTTGATATTAGTTGGAGGctagtaattatttttaattacttcCTATAAGTTGACTTCtccaattattttaataatcaacCATGATCTcgtatattttttatgatagacgattatatcaataaaaattgatgacaattatcttttttctttattttttgttttaattgataaaaataataataaatagttaaaaaattataattattaattaatattattataaaattaatataaaaaattataaagattaaaCAGAATTATTggtaatattttgataatattttaataactttattttatattaaagtctacttttatattaattatttattattatttttaattttatttattataatataaattaacgTATATACCTTTTgttttaacatatattataacatgttcaaatattttaacatgtccatgtatttttttatttagttcataaaataatcaaagtctattttttttaagagaaaaaaaagatatatttagaaattaaatagacattaaaaataaaatacataacatatataaattatatcagTTACCcggttataattataaatattgtctGAATATTATTATCAACAATTCTACTcagttgttataatttttttgtattttttaattaattttatattatcataattaataatagttatttttaatgatttatttattaaatttttaatattattttaatataaaagatgaagaaaataTATGAGCGGTACTAATCCTAAAAGATAAATTCTTCACATAGTATCATCTTGAGGACATAGTAAAAACCCAAAAATTAAGTTGATATGTTTTATTCAAAatgaaatatctagattttttttataaaaaagatatataaaaaaaatattcatttagcTCTACcgatattatttttactatttaattaGCTCTAtcgtatttaattaaaattgaaaacctGTTCTAGCAATAGAATAACGATAGCAAAAAGTACGTATCCTTTTGACCTTTTACGTTTATAGTTATACCTCGGACAATTCCGTCAAGTCCCCATTGTGGCACCACACCTTAAGATGTTGTAGTAACTTTATTATTTAGGTCAAGTTAACTAATTTGTTAAAAGACATTTGTTAGGAAagtaaaaataactttttaagatttaaaaattgaatacacagtttttacaaatatatttttatttgatctttTGATGAATACGTTAAAAACATTTTCAAAGTTAGATATTCATAGTTTAAATCTAGAAATTTtgactttaaatataattttttcttcatttttcacATCCTTAGAAGGTGGTTTGATAACACACGTTAACATGACATTTTtctaataaaagaaaacaaaagtaaAGAATAAAAGCTGACACTGACACCCTACACTGCATAGAGGGTAGGAAGCAAAGTGCATTTACCTTTTTGAAAGGTTACACTGGGACCGGAGAGGGCATAAAAGTTGTTCCTTTTGTATCTTCTCGagtcaaattttcaaaatctaaaCGCCTTTTGTGAACACCTTTCTTTTTCATCTACTCAAAACAAAatacttaattattttgatatttcattGGGTCCTTCAAACAATTATCTCATTTTTTAGGcgaatttaaattataattatagatttgtttaaagtttataatattattttagctaaattaataatttttacatgaaattatttttttagacactttaatattgattaaatttatataattaatttttgataatactttataagttttaaattttaaaatattagaaaatgagGTATcaagtagaatttttttttgaggtTTTTCTAgtaattaaaagtttaatttattttaaaaatttaaaaggatTGTTTTAATAGTTTTACTTTTTAAGCAGCTCTATCATctactataatttttaaaaataacgattaactctaattttattaataaaaaaagaatcaatttcaaaaataacaacgtaaaatctacattatttataatatttttcttcaatgtATATTACATTAATTCTATACTAAAACAGAATATCTAACACACTACACTAATATACACccttataattattataaccTCTCACTTTCTtggaataaataattatttgaatatGAAAGTGTTTACATATATCATTTCTCCTCTAGCTAATTAAGAAACAGACCATTATCCTGGTCAACTACAACTAAAAGataaactttattaaaaaataagacaCTCCAAAAGTACAGTGATCTAAAGAACGGTACCTTCAACTAATTACTAGTAGTAACTACGGTCAAAGCTTAATAGGAGTCATTGAATTTTAGAATTCAAGTCAACCACTTTCAATTCAATTATCTCTCGCTCGATTACTTCATATGTGCGTTTCAAAATTATCACTTCAAGTTCCTGTTTTGTGTTTTTCATCCTAccttaactaattttttttaaatgttagtcatataaatataaaaatattttgttttattaacaatatattaaaattgtgtttttaaaaaatttaaaagtttatttttaagataaaattattatttttacttttaattaaatatttttataatatttgttagcataacttttatattattaaaaacactaattaaaagtattttagtttttcCAAATACATCGATTATGTGTCGTATAATAAAATGTAGACAGgataatttaatattgtttgGTTATGAGAAATTCGATAAATCATAATAACAAGAGCTATCacacaaatgttttttttcttaatagtcaatgttaatattataataaattgttAGTAATATGCTAGAGTAAAAAATGAACCATTGATCTCTTTTATCATTTTACTCTTTTTAACTacttcaaacattaaattaatCATGTATCTCtatgtttaaatatatcttttcaTCAAAAGTTTTAAATCATTTGATATACAAATTCTctcatttattatataatatccAACTTCTATTTTTTCATCTAATTTTTGACTATCGCGATacatcaacaaatattaatatttttaaaaatatgaaaaatgattttttataaaaaatattaatattatattcatatgttttcaaaactttgattttttttagactCAAATacatgttaaaaataataaatttaaattaatttaattctataatttttatttattaaataaatataaaatttgtttaatacatatatatttttttaaaaaaaaatatcccctaaaaaaatttaaaacataacaacagaaagaaaaaaaaaccaaagaTCAATGCTAGAGAAAGTAGTATTTAAGTAAAATGGAAATGCTGTAATCAAAAGATTTATACTATCTATATGGTCCATCATTATATATAGTGCTGGTAAATTTTCATTGTTCCAATGATTTAATCATATCTCTGACAGTATAATTCACCAGGCCAGCCAACTGGTCTGTACCTCACAGACTAATTAAAACGGGTAAGTGAGGAGACACCTtaaacaaattgaaaattttattcttCGGATCAACggattttaatttcttttgtcTCCATAGTTTGAATTCGAAAtcgtgaaagaaaaaaattaaatttggtgTGGAGGATAGGTGGAGTGTTAGATTTGAAGCAATAAATATTGGTGTTGGTCTCATAAATGCACGTATAGAAAAAATATGTGATAATTATTTGTGTGGGAGTTTGTTCTTgtgaatttaataaatatttgggAGTAGTGAGTTTTTGTAAGGGCGTGGGTTTATGGTTGTGGGTGTGATGAGTGCGACGTATCGGCTGCCAAAAGAGAAGATTAAATCATATCTTTCGTTGTGTCACTCACAATTTATTCGATACAAAAACAACCTTAGAAGATATAAACTGTCaagttattaataaaatatcttcTAATTGgacttttttcatttttatttatttatttacgatGTCTTTGAAGGAAATTGTTAACGAAGGCTTAGGAagtatttgtttaaaatataaatttatagatAAAGTGAAAACTAGTAATTCAAATTTTGTAACTGTAAAAAgtaaaattctttaaattttatttttgatttttgatttttttaaatgttaataaagGCTATTGGAACActtattaataattcaaatgtataaataaaatatttaaaaattaaaattgtaaaaatatgatttttattttttattttttaacaaaaatacgAACAAAAACTCTTGAAGTATTTGTTAATAATCTAAATATtggtataaataaaatattgaaaaatagacaattcaaattctaaaattataaaaaaaatatatttatttttaataagttttaaaagACATTTGTTAATCTgaaccataaaaataaaattattatcagaGGGAAAAGCAATTACTACTGCTATGTGTCTAATACTAGTAGGTCAAAAGCATCATTTTCTTCCGTTATATCTTTTTTTAGTTCTTCTCTTTTGAACAGAGGATTCTTTGGATTCTTAACTAGTGGGAAGTAGATCCCATTAATGAAATGAGAAGATGAGCTTGAATCCCAAATACTATCTTAACGAACCCTCTAAAGACACCGATTAAAAaactgaaaatataaatttttatattgaaaaaacatatttgaattttttaaaaagtttaaaacaatttttaagatacttttattttgaatttttttatattttatttcttaacatttgttagtataaaatatttttatataaaaaagttatatgatagtataaaatatttctttgatcctataataattgatttatttaaaaaaaatattttaatatgtatgaaaaatcaaatgattcaattattttaaaaaataattacatagtaCTTATTGCAACGATAAATAAGtgtatcaaaaatatatatattcctaAAAACACTATTCCTCTTGTAAAACCTAAGCTACAACTAAAGAGAGgaacacaataaaaaataaaagcaaataaaagatgtattttatatagaagatatcatttttttaaaattttaagatattgaataaataacttttaaaattaaattttcacttTTAGTTTTTTAGCAAATGTCCAAAGTATACATGTTAAGAGATGATAAGACTTATTTTTTTGTAGTGATAGAGTGTTTTTGTAGTGATAGAGCATTAGAGCGTTAGAGAAGAACACAATTCAACATCATCAAACTCCTTCTCACAGGGATGCAAATGGTATGACATATCAAAATATTGTCTcactaataataatttcaatCTCATAGTTTGTGATTTAAAGATATTTGtagcattttttaaaatatgaagatTTTGCAAAATAAATTACTCAATATATACTAACGAATAAGATAACACATAACTAATTATATTTGTACAGTTTACTTCAAATGAAAAACTTTTTGCTAAGacaatacatatatatatatataagctaaAGTATATAATACTCTTCCAAATGTTAGAAAAcctaattattttgataaactttTTTTTGCCTTTGGTAATTAAGCTTACTCTATGTCcccatttttttgtttttttccaaTAAATTTTTAGCTTGCAGAAAAGATTGATTAAGAGCTTAAATTGTAAAAGAGTGTTAAATattctatattttcggacacCTATTTAAGGTGtgtgaattttttaattagactttttaaataaaaaaaacttatttcataattaaaagaTTCATTTGACA from Cicer arietinum cultivar CDC Frontier isolate Library 1 chromosome 5, Cicar.CDCFrontier_v2.0, whole genome shotgun sequence carries:
- the LOC101493646 gene encoding F-box protein At2g26160-like, which produces MVMNTIIVRKLDKYSCRVENETRKRTTPSSEKMTAEWSELPPEIVETISIKLTIYSDYIRFRSVCRNWLSSVPKTPLHLPPQLPCLILSHQSFFNISTEKTHLFNLPLPSSSFSLRTRICGSSHGWLIIIDETPHIRLFNPVTCVTLFLPPNHTFPNVISFNSSDIGREYLVTNPNSGFCYLNLRQMCKTFVRKIVLSWSPTKSDDFTAFAIVGLNNLAFCKKGYDSWILLTNEVYFWEDAVYHNGLFYAVSKEGMIAVCDVDVRRVSIFGPMPPIQFGGDIHYAVFSGEDLLLVTRDLEQEFSDMVDECYNYMSMYRTVGFMVFKMDWNVMAWRRIETLCDKALFIGANSSMCFSAADFVGCRADCIYFTDDYSDSNHDDAVAKHDFGIFRLSDESIEPLPCYPRNSYPRFGWPFGPFPIWISPNPC